A DNA window from Actinokineospora baliensis contains the following coding sequences:
- a CDS encoding exodeoxyribonuclease III, which produces MRVATWNVNSVKQRLPRLLAWLDERAPDVVCLQETKLADNAFTALLAAPLAERGYEVALNGEVQWNGVAILSRVGLEDVVRGIPGGPGFPDPEARAVSATCGGIRVHSVYVPNGREPDSDHYHYKLAWLAALRDNVAAGPEDVMVCGDVNIAPTDADVFDPAAYVGHTHVTPPERAALADLMGVGLRDVVRDRWPNERVFSYWDYRAGMFHKDLGMRIDLILASTPVAGRAAAAWVDRQARKGTGPSDHAPVIVDLDDAPDGDIGPVVPPPSVRGKTAKLPQSR; this is translated from the coding sequence GTGCGCGTGGCTACCTGGAATGTGAACTCGGTGAAGCAGCGGCTGCCCCGGCTGCTGGCCTGGTTGGACGAGCGGGCGCCGGACGTGGTGTGCCTACAAGAGACCAAGCTCGCTGACAACGCGTTCACCGCGCTGCTGGCCGCTCCGCTCGCCGAGCGCGGGTACGAGGTCGCGCTCAACGGTGAGGTCCAGTGGAACGGCGTTGCCATCCTCTCCCGGGTGGGCCTGGAGGACGTCGTGCGCGGCATCCCCGGTGGTCCCGGGTTCCCCGACCCTGAAGCGCGCGCGGTGTCCGCTACGTGCGGGGGTATCCGGGTGCATTCTGTTTATGTTCCCAATGGGCGCGAGCCGGATTCGGACCATTACCACTACAAGCTCGCGTGGTTGGCCGCACTACGGGACAACGTTGCTGCCGGGCCAGAAGATGTCATGGTGTGCGGCGATGTCAACATTGCGCCTACCGACGCGGATGTCTTCGATCCGGCGGCGTATGTGGGCCACACGCACGTGACTCCGCCAGAGCGCGCTGCTCTCGCCGATCTTATGGGCGTTGGATTGCGCGACGTAGTGCGGGACAGGTGGCCTAACGAACGCGTCTTCTCCTACTGGGACTACCGCGCGGGCATGTTCCACAAGGACCTGGGGATGCGGATCGACCTCATCCTGGCGAGCACGCCGGTCGCGGGCAGGGCCGCCGCCGCGTGGGTGGATCGGCAGGCGCGTAAGGGGACTGGGCCTAGTGACCACGCACCCGTTATAGTTGATCTTGACGATGCGCCGGACGGCGACATCGGTCCGGTAGTCCCGCCGCCCTCGGTGCGCGGTAAGACCGCGAAGCTCCCACAATCGCGGTAG
- a CDS encoding nitroreductase family protein, whose protein sequence is MEFSEVVRRRRMVRHYTDQPLTPEVIERVLANALRAPSAGFSQGWAFLALTAPEDRARFWPFIPTRVEQTPTMQDAPLVVIPLAHKMAYLERYAEAGKGWVDRAEARWPAPYWHIDTGMAALLMLLTAVDEGLGACFFGVMPENIDALRAEFGIPEEYHPIGALTVGYRAPDLPPPPARIAERRRAVEDVVHRGRWGHH, encoded by the coding sequence ATGGAGTTCTCCGAGGTGGTCCGGCGCCGTCGGATGGTGCGCCACTACACAGACCAACCCCTTACACCCGAGGTCATCGAGCGCGTCCTGGCCAACGCGCTAAGAGCCCCGTCCGCAGGCTTCTCCCAAGGTTGGGCGTTCCTGGCTCTTACCGCCCCCGAAGACCGAGCCCGCTTCTGGCCGTTCATACCGACCAGAGTGGAGCAGACCCCGACGATGCAGGACGCACCACTCGTGGTGATCCCCTTGGCGCACAAGATGGCCTACCTGGAGCGCTACGCCGAAGCCGGCAAGGGCTGGGTGGACCGCGCCGAGGCACGGTGGCCAGCCCCTTACTGGCACATCGACACCGGCATGGCCGCCCTGCTGATGCTTCTTACGGCCGTCGACGAGGGCCTGGGGGCGTGCTTCTTCGGCGTAATGCCCGAGAACATCGACGCCTTGCGCGCCGAGTTCGGCATCCCCGAGGAGTACCACCCCATCGGCGCTCTTACCGTCGGCTACCGCGCGCCCGACCTACCGCCCCCACCTGCCCGGATCGCTGAGCGCCGCCGAGCCGTCGAGGACGTAGTGCACCGCGGGCGGTGGGGTCACCACTAG
- a CDS encoding methyl-accepting chemotaxis protein — MGLSIRFRLLLMAGVGVVALGAMAGVAAYATGAQSDATGSLAGVSAAMSAQWNADMMHDAIRGDVMAAIGAQTPAELEEFGAAEVSEHTSTMLAKYDTATAGAPEALRAGFANTRAAVVEYTTKAQQIITTAGTDPAAARAEVAAFLDLFSQLEDKLGGLDDELSAAVEQQRVDADDTGSTNLTLILLCAIAAALAFAVSSAWTIRTIRGPLLTMVRGLKAIAARDLTTRVELVRGDELGEMAEAINATASSMSAVLTSMGEGTATLLTAGADLDRVSGRLGTAAEETLARTNEVAESAGRVTSTITEIAAASAQIGSSVDSVARASSDAQSVSAQAVQAAEDTATGVQRLRAASREIDEIVRAITSIAEQTNLLALNATIEAARAGAAGKGFAVVASEVKDLAQETARATENVKAKISVIQTMTGEAVDSIDGIRSVITQINDGQQGIGTAVDEQTRTTQGIAASVGEVSQTTGQIRESLDGISSSAALTAEGAAATQRSAATLTATARQVNDIIGTFSY, encoded by the coding sequence ATGGGGTTGAGCATTCGGTTCCGCCTGCTGCTGATGGCAGGCGTCGGCGTTGTCGCCCTCGGTGCGATGGCGGGGGTCGCGGCGTACGCGACCGGCGCCCAGTCCGACGCGACGGGGTCGCTGGCGGGTGTGAGTGCCGCGATGAGCGCCCAGTGGAACGCGGACATGATGCACGACGCCATCCGGGGTGACGTGATGGCCGCTATCGGCGCCCAGACCCCCGCTGAGCTGGAGGAATTCGGAGCGGCTGAGGTCAGTGAGCACACCTCGACGATGCTGGCGAAGTACGACACCGCCACCGCGGGGGCTCCCGAGGCGCTGCGGGCCGGGTTCGCCAACACCCGGGCTGCGGTGGTCGAGTACACCACCAAGGCCCAGCAGATCATCACCACCGCCGGGACCGACCCGGCGGCGGCCAGGGCCGAGGTCGCCGCCTTCCTGGACCTGTTCAGCCAGCTGGAGGACAAGCTCGGCGGCCTGGACGACGAGCTCTCCGCCGCCGTGGAGCAGCAGCGGGTCGACGCCGACGACACCGGTTCCACCAACCTGACCCTGATCCTGCTCTGCGCGATCGCCGCTGCCCTGGCCTTCGCGGTCAGCTCGGCGTGGACGATCCGGACCATCCGTGGTCCGCTGCTGACCATGGTCCGCGGGTTGAAGGCGATCGCCGCCCGCGACCTGACCACCCGCGTCGAGCTGGTCCGCGGCGACGAGCTCGGCGAGATGGCCGAGGCGATCAACGCGACCGCCAGCTCGATGAGCGCGGTGCTGACTTCGATGGGTGAGGGCACCGCCACCCTGCTGACCGCCGGGGCTGATCTCGACCGGGTGTCCGGCCGCCTCGGCACCGCCGCTGAGGAGACGCTGGCCCGCACGAACGAGGTCGCCGAGTCCGCCGGACGGGTGACGAGCACGATCACCGAGATCGCCGCCGCCTCGGCGCAGATCGGGTCGTCGGTGGACAGCGTCGCCCGGGCCAGCTCCGACGCCCAGTCGGTGTCCGCCCAGGCCGTGCAGGCCGCCGAGGACACCGCGACCGGGGTGCAGCGGCTGCGCGCGGCGAGCCGGGAGATCGACGAGATCGTCCGAGCGATCACCTCCATCGCCGAGCAGACCAACCTGCTCGCGCTCAACGCCACCATCGAGGCGGCCAGGGCCGGTGCCGCGGGCAAGGGCTTCGCCGTGGTCGCCAGCGAGGTGAAGGACCTGGCGCAGGAGACGGCGCGGGCGACCGAGAACGTGAAGGCCAAGATCAGCGTCATCCAGACCATGACCGGTGAGGCGGTCGACTCGATCGACGGCATCCGCAGCGTGATCACGCAGATCAACGACGGCCAGCAGGGCATCGGCACCGCGGTGGACGAGCAGACCCGCACGACCCAGGGCATCGCGGCCAGCGTCGGCGAGGTCAGCCAGACCACCGGGCAGATCCGCGAGTCCCTCGACGGGATCTCCAGCAGCGCCGCTCTTACCGCCGAGGGCGCTGCGGCGACCCAACGGTCGGCCGCGACTCTTACCGCGACCGCCCGTCAGGTCAACGACATCATCGGCACGTTCTCGTACTAG
- a CDS encoding RidA family protein, producing MTEIVPRNPTDGVYPATGDYVHAMEVRDPARFLFVAGTMGLDPNGVPGATLAEQLDLVWSNLRAILASAGMTVDNIVRLTSYLRDASYAEENARARIAALKGRPVPTTAVVVETLDSGWLVEIEVVAAG from the coding sequence ATGACCGAGATCGTCCCGCGCAACCCGACTGACGGCGTGTACCCCGCGACCGGCGACTACGTCCACGCCATGGAGGTGCGCGACCCCGCCCGCTTCCTCTTCGTCGCGGGCACGATGGGCCTGGATCCCAACGGCGTTCCCGGTGCGACCCTCGCGGAGCAGTTGGACCTGGTGTGGTCGAACCTGCGCGCCATCCTCGCCTCGGCGGGCATGACCGTGGACAACATCGTCCGCCTTACCAGCTACCTGCGCGACGCCTCTTACGCCGAGGAGAACGCGCGGGCGCGGATCGCCGCTCTCAAGGGCCGTCCGGTGCCGACTACGGCTGTCGTCGTCGAGACGCTGGACAGTGGGTGGTTGGTTGAGATCGAGGTGGTGGCGGCGGGCTGA
- a CDS encoding snapalysin family zinc-dependent metalloprotease, with the protein MSRTRLFAAVLGALAVFTLAAPPAATAAAPQALVRTIYYDPSRAAELATTVEDAVKIWNAGVTSVKLVRGTGGITITTAQNGSAPGTASCVGCTRGQIYFYRNQITSSGASSLRVVVHEFGHILSLNHPSDIGNCAKVMAGGRCQNAQPSTAELAAVQRFWTSRVAAPGPAPHEHVLLAG; encoded by the coding sequence ATGTCCCGCACAAGGTTGTTCGCCGCGGTACTCGGCGCCCTGGCGGTCTTCACCCTGGCCGCGCCCCCAGCCGCCACCGCCGCCGCACCCCAAGCCCTCGTCCGCACCATCTACTACGACCCGAGCCGCGCCGCCGAGCTCGCCACCACCGTCGAGGACGCCGTCAAGATCTGGAACGCGGGCGTCACCAGCGTCAAACTCGTCCGCGGCACCGGCGGCATCACCATCACCACCGCCCAGAACGGCTCAGCCCCCGGCACAGCCAGCTGCGTCGGCTGCACCCGCGGCCAGATCTACTTCTACCGCAACCAGATCACCAGCTCCGGCGCCAGCTCCCTGCGCGTGGTGGTCCACGAGTTCGGCCACATCCTCAGCCTCAACCACCCCTCCGACATCGGCAACTGCGCCAAGGTCATGGCGGGCGGCCGCTGCCAGAACGCCCAACCCAGCACCGCCGAACTGGCCGCCGTCCAACGCTTCTGGACCAGCCGGGTCGCCGCCCCCGGCCCCGCACCGCACGAGCACGTGCTGCTCGCGGGCTGA
- a CDS encoding DMT family transporter gives MAAAVTTAILWASAFVVIRDAAPHFSAGALAEGRLLSGAAALLLLLGLRREGLPGRGAWPGIIGSGVLWFGGYMVVLNWGEKLVDAGTAAMLVNIGPILIALLGGWLLQEGFPPRLMLGLGVSFAGAIVVGVSTSGSGSSSVLGIGLCVLAAITYAAGVVLQKPALKHGSALQVTTFGCVIGAVATLPFSGQLVADLQTAPLSSTIGMVYLGLFPTALAFYTWAYALSRTTAGRMGATTYVVPALVLLMSWLFLGEVPAALTLVGGALCLLGVAVARSKNSSKNSSGSTSPASPVRLTRTRTDGDVI, from the coding sequence ATGGCGGCTGCGGTTACTACTGCGATCTTGTGGGCTTCGGCCTTCGTGGTGATTCGGGACGCTGCTCCGCATTTCTCGGCTGGGGCGTTGGCCGAGGGGCGGTTGCTCAGCGGTGCCGCCGCGTTGCTGCTGCTCCTGGGCTTGCGACGGGAGGGGCTGCCGGGGCGGGGGGCTTGGCCGGGGATCATCGGGTCGGGGGTGTTGTGGTTCGGCGGCTATATGGTCGTTTTGAACTGGGGCGAGAAGTTGGTTGACGCCGGGACCGCGGCGATGTTGGTGAACATCGGGCCCATTCTCATCGCGCTTCTCGGCGGGTGGCTCCTCCAGGAAGGATTCCCGCCCCGGCTGATGCTGGGGTTGGGGGTTTCGTTCGCGGGCGCCATTGTGGTGGGGGTGTCCACGTCCGGATCCGGCAGCTCTTCGGTCCTGGGTATCGGCCTATGCGTACTCGCGGCGATCACCTACGCCGCCGGGGTGGTGCTGCAGAAGCCCGCGTTGAAGCACGGGTCCGCGCTGCAGGTGACGACCTTCGGGTGCGTCATCGGGGCGGTCGCCACCCTGCCGTTCTCCGGGCAACTGGTCGCGGACCTGCAGACGGCCCCGCTCAGCTCCACCATCGGCATGGTCTACCTGGGCCTGTTCCCGACCGCGCTGGCCTTCTACACCTGGGCTTACGCGCTTTCCCGGACGACAGCGGGCCGCATGGGGGCGACCACCTACGTCGTGCCCGCGTTGGTGCTGCTCATGTCGTGGCTGTTCCTCGGCGAGGTGCCCGCGGCGCTCACGCTGGTCGGCGGCGCGTTGTGCCTGCTCGGGGTCGCTGTGGCGCGCAGCAAGAACAGCAGCAAGAACAGCAGCGGGAGCACCAGCCCCGCCTCACCCGTTCGGCTCACGCGAACGCGCACGGATGGCGATGTGATCTAG
- a CDS encoding isocitrate lyase/PEP mutase family protein — protein sequence MSNQRERAEAFAELHRGPGAFVLANAWDAGTARVLSGLGFRALATTSAGLAFALGRADGAGLVSRAETLTNAQAVIAATDLPVSADLENGFGDRPEDAAETIRLAAEAGLVGGSIEDVSGGEVYDFGLAVERIAAAVEAAKALPFPFTLTARAENFLHGRPDLDDTIRRLQAFADAGADVLYAPGLPDLDSVKAVCAAVDKPVNVLAAGPAARCSVSKLGALGARRISLGSALPRAALTAAVLAAQEIAESGTFTLTTGAMSYAQADALID from the coding sequence ATGTCCAACCAGCGCGAGCGGGCCGAGGCGTTCGCCGAGTTGCACCGCGGCCCGGGGGCGTTCGTCCTGGCCAACGCGTGGGACGCGGGGACGGCGCGGGTGCTGTCCGGGTTGGGGTTCCGGGCGCTGGCCACGACGAGCGCTGGGCTGGCTTTCGCGCTGGGTCGCGCGGACGGCGCCGGGCTGGTCAGCCGCGCGGAGACGCTGACCAACGCCCAGGCCGTCATCGCGGCGACCGACCTCCCGGTGTCGGCCGACCTGGAGAACGGGTTCGGCGACCGGCCGGAGGACGCTGCGGAGACCATCCGGCTCGCCGCGGAGGCGGGCCTGGTCGGCGGGTCGATCGAGGACGTCAGCGGCGGTGAGGTCTACGACTTCGGCCTGGCCGTCGAGCGGATCGCGGCCGCGGTGGAGGCGGCGAAGGCGCTGCCCTTCCCGTTCACCCTCACCGCCCGCGCGGAGAACTTCCTGCACGGCAGACCCGACCTCGACGACACGATCCGCAGGCTCCAGGCCTTCGCCGACGCCGGTGCCGACGTGCTCTACGCCCCCGGCCTGCCGGACCTCGACTCGGTCAAGGCCGTCTGCGCCGCCGTGGACAAGCCGGTCAACGTGCTGGCGGCGGGCCCGGCGGCGCGCTGCTCGGTCAGCAAGCTCGGTGCGCTCGGCGCCCGCCGGATCAGCCTCGGGTCCGCGCTGCCCAGGGCCGCGCTCACCGCCGCCGTGCTGGCCGCCCAGGAGATCGCCGAGTCCGGCACCTTCACGCTGACCACCGGTGCCATGAGCTACGCACAAGCCGACGCCCTGATCGACTGA
- a CDS encoding saccharopine dehydrogenase: MTHLWMRHEVRTTERRAPITPDDARTLVDAGFAVTVERSPQRVFPLEDYAAAGCATAEAGSWVDAPDDAYVIGLKELPDGPSELRHRHIYFGHAYKAQHGAATLLDRFTAGGGALLDMEYLTDDSGRRLAAFGYWAGYVGAALAVLHLRGQLTTPLVPTTREDLDAALRGGGDTRAIVVGALGRSGRGACDALAVAGIEATAWDLEETRNLDKPALLGHDLLVNTVLTTTPVPPFVTEADLDAPGRRLAVISDVTCDVTSDCNVLPVYDRITDWDQPARRLRADNPVDIIAIDNLPSLLPKEASTAFSADLLPLLQNLDGGAEWVRALEHFRTAVAKEAVNG, from the coding sequence ATGACCCACCTGTGGATGCGGCACGAGGTGCGAACCACCGAACGCCGCGCCCCGATCACGCCCGACGACGCGCGGACCCTGGTGGACGCCGGGTTCGCCGTGACCGTCGAGCGCTCACCCCAGCGCGTGTTCCCCCTCGAGGACTACGCCGCGGCCGGGTGCGCCACAGCGGAGGCCGGGTCGTGGGTGGACGCCCCGGACGACGCTTACGTCATCGGGCTCAAGGAACTGCCGGACGGCCCGAGCGAGTTGCGCCACCGGCACATCTACTTCGGGCACGCCTACAAGGCACAGCACGGAGCGGCGACCCTGCTCGACCGCTTCACCGCGGGCGGCGGCGCACTCCTGGACATGGAGTACCTGACCGACGACAGCGGCCGCAGGCTCGCCGCGTTCGGCTACTGGGCAGGCTACGTCGGCGCCGCGCTGGCGGTCCTGCACCTGCGCGGGCAGCTCACCACGCCCCTGGTCCCGACCACCCGCGAAGACCTCGACGCGGCCCTGCGCGGCGGCGGTGACACGCGCGCGATCGTCGTCGGCGCCTTGGGCCGCAGCGGTCGAGGCGCCTGCGACGCGCTGGCCGTCGCCGGGATCGAAGCGACGGCGTGGGACCTCGAGGAGACCCGGAACCTGGACAAGCCCGCCCTCCTCGGGCACGACCTGCTGGTCAACACGGTCCTCACCACCACGCCGGTCCCGCCGTTCGTCACCGAAGCCGACCTCGACGCCCCCGGCCGCAGGCTCGCGGTGATCTCCGATGTGACCTGCGACGTCACCTCCGACTGCAACGTCCTGCCGGTCTACGACCGGATCACCGACTGGGACCAGCCCGCCCGGCGGCTGCGCGCGGACAACCCGGTCGACATCATCGCCATTGACAACCTGCCGTCGCTGCTGCCGAAGGAGGCGAGCACGGCGTTCTCCGCCGATCTCCTCCCGCTGCTGCAAAACCTCGACGGCGGCGCCGAGTGGGTGCGCGCGTTGGAGCACTTCCGCACCGCCGTGGCGAAGGAGGCCGTCAATGGCTGA
- a CDS encoding saccharopine dehydrogenase family protein, with protein MADTVHWVGTGLSTGSGVRVLADTTDVVLYGRTEAKAAACVERLGLTGKVTPRALDSLEPDRGDVVVSMLPATEHVRLLKLCLANGSHYANTSYVSDEIAGYAEAARDAGIVVLTEAGLDPGIDHLLAHDLVARADVAGPATATFTSYCGGIPAVPNEFRYRFSWAPRGVLTALLSPARYIDGGETTVAERPWEATTGYELRGERFEAYPNRDSLPFVEQYHLPSRWRLDRFVRGTLRLDGWLDAWAPVFAELRDPDADRITALAADLAARYPTTESDRDRVVLAVALWVDGDDGTRWSGEYVLDVVGDEHDSAMARLVSTPLAIGIGEVLSGAMTPGLHRAAESAEASRRWLTALRGHGIVAEYR; from the coding sequence ATGGCTGACACCGTGCACTGGGTCGGCACCGGCCTGTCCACCGGCAGCGGCGTCCGGGTCCTAGCCGACACCACCGACGTAGTCCTCTATGGACGGACGGAGGCAAAGGCGGCCGCGTGCGTCGAACGCCTCGGCCTCACCGGCAAGGTCACCCCCCGCGCGCTCGACTCCCTGGAGCCCGACCGGGGTGACGTCGTCGTCTCCATGCTGCCTGCGACCGAGCACGTCCGGCTGCTGAAACTGTGCCTGGCCAACGGTTCGCACTACGCCAACACCAGCTACGTCTCCGACGAGATCGCCGGGTACGCCGAAGCCGCCCGCGACGCGGGCATCGTGGTGCTGACCGAGGCCGGGCTCGACCCGGGCATCGACCACCTGCTCGCCCACGACCTGGTGGCCCGCGCGGACGTGGCGGGCCCGGCGACGGCGACCTTCACCTCCTACTGCGGCGGCATCCCCGCTGTGCCGAACGAGTTCCGCTACCGGTTCAGCTGGGCGCCGCGCGGCGTGCTGACCGCCCTGCTCTCCCCCGCCCGCTACATCGACGGCGGCGAGACCACCGTGGCCGAGCGCCCGTGGGAAGCGACCACCGGCTACGAGCTGCGCGGCGAGCGGTTCGAGGCGTACCCGAACCGCGACAGCCTGCCGTTCGTCGAGCAGTACCACCTGCCGAGCCGGTGGCGGCTGGACCGGTTCGTGCGCGGCACGCTGCGGCTCGACGGCTGGCTGGACGCGTGGGCACCGGTGTTCGCCGAGCTGCGCGACCCCGACGCCGACCGGATCACCGCCCTCGCCGCCGACCTGGCCGCCCGCTACCCGACGACCGAGTCCGACCGGGATCGGGTCGTGCTCGCCGTGGCGTTGTGGGTCGACGGCGACGACGGGACGCGGTGGTCGGGCGAGTACGTGCTGGACGTGGTCGGCGACGAGCACGACAGCGCGATGGCCCGCCTGGTGTCGACCCCGCTCGCGATCGGGATCGGCGAGGTCCTCTCCGGCGCCATGACCCCGGGGTTGCACCGCGCGGCCGAGAGCGCGGAAGCGTCACGGCGCTGGCTAACCGCGTTGCGCGGCCACGGGATCGTCGCCGAGTATCGGTGA
- a CDS encoding phosphotransferase, with the protein MLAWLDERLAESGITRTGPLTEFKARSWATVLTAATTAGPVWLKATTPGTAAEVRLYEVLHAVVPDRVLAPIATDPMRGWVLLPDGGPPLADEPEIIEFLPLYGQLQRDLAPHTDAMLAAGVTDMRPARMPQRFAEALAVVDDVPPEIAAMGPQVAGWCARLAESVVPVSIDHNDLHAGNFLRSGRFYDWGDSVIAHSFASMLVPLSLLGADHERGRDAYLEAFTDLAPRAELVADLELACRVGKIARALTWHRAINGEPGPYADAPRAHLVALAKPSFFD; encoded by the coding sequence ATGCTGGCATGGCTGGATGAGCGGTTGGCCGAGTCCGGGATCACCCGGACCGGCCCGCTCACGGAGTTCAAGGCGCGGTCGTGGGCAACGGTCCTGACCGCCGCGACCACCGCGGGACCGGTGTGGCTCAAGGCGACCACACCGGGCACCGCGGCCGAGGTGCGGCTGTACGAGGTCCTGCACGCCGTGGTCCCAGACCGGGTCTTGGCTCCCATCGCGACCGACCCGATGCGCGGCTGGGTCCTGTTGCCCGACGGCGGGCCGCCCCTCGCCGACGAGCCTGAAATCATCGAATTCCTGCCCCTGTACGGGCAGTTGCAGCGCGACCTCGCCCCGCACACGGACGCGATGTTGGCCGCGGGGGTCACCGACATGCGGCCCGCTCGGATGCCCCAGCGGTTCGCCGAAGCCCTCGCGGTGGTCGACGACGTGCCACCGGAGATCGCCGCGATGGGTCCGCAGGTCGCCGGGTGGTGCGCCCGGTTGGCCGAGTCGGTGGTGCCGGTGAGCATTGACCACAACGACCTGCACGCGGGGAACTTCTTGCGCAGCGGCCGGTTCTACGACTGGGGCGACAGCGTGATCGCCCACTCGTTCGCCTCCATGCTGGTCCCGCTGTCGCTGCTCGGCGCCGACCACGAGCGCGGCCGCGACGCCTACCTGGAGGCCTTCACCGATCTCGCACCACGCGCCGAACTGGTCGCCGACCTCGAACTGGCCTGCCGGGTCGGCAAGATCGCCCGCGCGCTCACCTGGCACCGGGCGATCAACGGCGAGCCCGGCCCGTACGCCGACGCGCCGAGGGCCCACCTGGTTGCTCTGGCGAAACCGTCCTTTTTCGACTAG
- a CDS encoding O-acetyl-ADP-ribose deacetylase, giving the protein MATIEVVLGDITEQRVDAIVTAANESLLGGGGVDGAIHRAAGPGLAEAGAAIAPCDPGDAKATPAFDLAPVQHVIHTVGPVWTGDDGEADTLASCYRRCLQVADELRASSIAFPAIATGVYGFPTDQAARIAVATIRATPTNATRITFVAFDEATHHALITALAG; this is encoded by the coding sequence ATGGCAACGATCGAGGTCGTCCTCGGCGACATCACCGAACAACGCGTCGACGCGATCGTGACCGCGGCGAACGAATCCCTGTTGGGCGGCGGCGGGGTCGACGGCGCCATCCACCGCGCCGCCGGACCGGGGCTGGCCGAGGCGGGGGCCGCCATCGCGCCGTGCGACCCGGGTGACGCCAAAGCCACCCCCGCGTTCGACCTGGCCCCCGTCCAGCACGTGATCCACACCGTCGGCCCGGTGTGGACGGGCGACGACGGCGAGGCCGACACGCTGGCCTCCTGCTACCGCCGCTGCCTCCAGGTCGCCGACGAGCTGCGGGCGAGCAGCATCGCGTTCCCCGCGATCGCGACCGGTGTCTACGGCTTCCCCACCGACCAAGCCGCCAGGATCGCCGTCGCCACGATCCGCGCGACCCCGACCAACGCCACTCGGATCACCTTCGTCGCTTTCGACGAAGCGACCCACCACGCGCTCATCACAGCACTGGCGGGTTAG
- the dusB gene encoding tRNA dihydrouridine synthase DusB — translation MVPPTPALAIGQYRVDPAVVLAPMAGITNVAFRTLCREFGSATSLYVCEMVTARAIVERDSKTLEMMTFGADEHPRSLQLYSVDPRNVTDAVKMIAAEGMADHLDMNFGCPVPKVTRKGGGAALPYKRRLFAQIVRAAVEAAAPAGIPVTVKFRVGIDDEHLTYLDAGRIAEAEGAVAVALHARTAAQRYSGQADWSRIARLKEAVTTIPVLGNGDIFSADDALRMVRETGCDGVVIGRGCLGRPWLFRELHAAMTGQPIPAGPSLGEVGAILHRHAILMADHIGEDKGVRDLRKHMAWYLRGFPIGADLRKAFGLVSTLAELEDLIGKLDHDAPYPAEAEGPRGRQGSPGRVVLPEGWLDDPEDAAVPDGAELMHSGG, via the coding sequence GTGGTCCCACCGACTCCCGCACTCGCGATCGGCCAGTACCGGGTCGACCCCGCGGTGGTCCTCGCGCCGATGGCGGGGATCACCAACGTGGCCTTCCGGACGTTGTGCCGGGAGTTCGGCAGCGCCACCTCCCTCTACGTGTGCGAGATGGTCACCGCTCGGGCCATCGTCGAGCGTGACTCCAAGACGCTGGAGATGATGACTTTCGGGGCCGATGAGCACCCCAGGTCGTTGCAGCTCTACAGCGTGGACCCGCGCAACGTGACCGACGCGGTCAAGATGATCGCCGCCGAGGGGATGGCCGATCACCTGGACATGAACTTCGGCTGCCCGGTGCCCAAGGTGACCCGGAAGGGCGGTGGCGCGGCGCTGCCCTACAAGCGGCGGTTGTTCGCCCAAATCGTCCGGGCGGCGGTGGAGGCGGCGGCGCCCGCGGGGATCCCCGTGACGGTCAAGTTCCGGGTTGGGATCGACGACGAGCACCTCACTTACCTGGACGCGGGCCGCATCGCCGAGGCCGAGGGGGCCGTCGCGGTCGCGCTGCACGCCAGGACGGCGGCGCAGCGGTATTCGGGGCAAGCCGACTGGTCGCGGATCGCGCGGCTCAAAGAAGCGGTCACGACCATCCCCGTCCTGGGCAACGGCGACATCTTCAGCGCGGACGACGCGTTGCGGATGGTGCGGGAGACGGGCTGCGACGGTGTCGTGATCGGGCGGGGGTGCCTGGGGCGGCCGTGGCTGTTCCGCGAGCTCCACGCCGCGATGACCGGCCAGCCCATCCCGGCGGGTCCGTCGCTGGGTGAGGTCGGGGCGATCCTGCACCGGCACGCCATCCTGATGGCCGACCACATCGGCGAGGACAAGGGCGTGCGCGACCTGCGCAAACACATGGCCTGGTACCTGCGCGGCTTCCCTATAGGCGCGGATCTGCGCAAGGCGTTCGGCCTGGTGTCGACGCTCGCGGAACTAGAGGACCTGATCGGCAAGCTCGACCACGACGCCCCTTATCCCGCCGAGGCCGAGGGCCCGCGCGGGCGCCAGGGCTCACCGGGACGCGTAGTGCTCCCGGAGGGCTGGCTGGACGACCCCGAGGATGCCGCCGTGCCGGACGGGGCCGAGCTGATGCACTCGGGGGGCTGA